The sequence below is a genomic window from Flavobacterium keumense.
CATTCAATGGTAGAATACAAGATTGTCATGATTGTGAGCATGCCGAATATCAGAAAGTAAAATATTCAAGGTTAGCATTGCTTCAGATTATGAAAAAGATGCAGGATAATATTGCACAAAATAAAGAGGTTTTTTCCAATGCTCTTTTATTAGGAAATACCTTTTATAACATCACTTATTTTGGTAATGCACGCATTTTTTATGAAGGAAAAATAAATGGGTATGGATTAGATACTTATTCTAGAACAGATTGTTATTGGGCTACATACTATTATAAAAAAGCGTTGGCAGCTGCCATAACAGACGAGCAAAAAGCAAAATGTTACTATTTATTAGCCAAATGTGAGCGTAACGAATTTTATGCTAAAAAATATGAAAAAGCATATACCAAAAAATAGTGATATAAAAAATTAATTTTTTGGCTTGGGATGGGTTTAAAAATTTAAAAAATAAATACAAAAAAACAATATCAAGAAGTGATCAATGAGTGTGGGTATTTTAAAACCTATGTAAATAATTCAAAATAAGCAGAAGGGTTATTACGAATCTGCCATTGCCATACACAAACAATACTAATTTTCGCTCCAGGAATTTTTAACAACGCTTTGGCACAAACTTCTAAGGTAGCCCCAGTGGTAATAACATCATCAATCAAAAGAAAATGTTGGTTGTGGTCCTTTTCAGAGAACGAAACATCAAAAACGGAATCAATTCCTTCGGTTCTGCCCAAACGATTTTTTTGGGATTGGGTTTTGGAATACACTTGCCGAAATAAAATTGTATTATTTACTGGAATATGTAGTGATTTCGCTAATGCATTTCCAAATTCAGTTACTTGATTGTAACCTCTTTCACGTAACTTTTTTGGATGTAAAGGCACGGGAATAATGAAGTCAACGGTTTGGAGCAATTGGTGATTTTTTAATTCTTCGGCATACCATTCGCCTAAAAAGGTGCCAATATCCTCTTGGCCTCGGTATTTCAAACTATGAATTAATTCTTGTACAATTCCTTTTTTATGAAAATACAATAAAGCCGAAACGTGTTCGACAGGGATTCGACCATAAAATTTCTTGAAAGCTTCATTTTCAGGATTCAAATGGTGTTGGGTAAGCGGAATTTCGTGTCGGCAATTGGTGCAAATTACGTTTTCGTTAGTAATCAAAACGGTTTTGCAACCCGCGCAAATAGGCGGGAAAAATAAATGTAGGAGGCTTTTGAACATACGATTTGGGTTAGGAAACATAAAATTAAGAAAATCAAGCATTCAAACTTTAAGTATTTTCTTTTTTTAAGGACACTTTTTATATTTTTGCATCACTATGGCAAAACAAGAAGATTTATTTAAGAATGTCGTTTCGCATGCAAAAGAGTACGGATTTATTTTTCCGTCAAGCGAAATATACGATGGTTTGAGTGCAGTATATGATTATGCACAAAACGGAGTAGAGTTAAAGAAAAATATTCGTGAATATTGGTGGAAATCAATGGTTCAGATGAACGAGAATATTGTTGGATTGGACGCAGCAATTTTGATGCATCCAACGACTTGGAAAGCATCAGGTCACGTTGACGCTTTTAACGACCCATTGATTGACAACAAAGATTCAAAGAAAAGATATCGTGCTGATGTTTTGATTGAGGAGTATGCAGAAAAATTAAATCAAAAAGCCCAAAAAGAAATAGACAAAGCTAAGGAGCGTTTTGGTGCTGCCTTTGATGAAGAGCAGTACAAAACAACTAATCCACGTGTGATAGAGTATTTGTCAAAAAAAACAGCTATTCTAGAGAGAATGGCGCGTTCTTTAGAGACCGAAAATTTAGCCGATGTAAAAGCATTAATT
It includes:
- a CDS encoding ComF family protein, with amino-acid sequence MITNENVICTNCRHEIPLTQHHLNPENEAFKKFYGRIPVEHVSALLYFHKKGIVQELIHSLKYRGQEDIGTFLGEWYAEELKNHQLLQTVDFIIPVPLHPKKLRERGYNQVTEFGNALAKSLHIPVNNTILFRQVYSKTQSQKNRLGRTEGIDSVFDVSFSEKDHNQHFLLIDDVITTGATLEVCAKALLKIPGAKISIVCVWQWQIRNNPSAYFELFT